A region from the Vibrio sp. SS-MA-C1-2 genome encodes:
- a CDS encoding methylated-DNA--[protein]-cysteine S-methyltransferase, translated as MPHYQLIYSAPIGDLLIVSNGEALIRVDHIHSTDQEINDDEICQQAYQQLDQYFKGQRTEFDLPIDLQGTPFQLSTWKALQSIPFGETISYGEQANRMENPKAVRAVGAANGKNPISIIIPCHRVIGKNGKLTGYAGGLDRKEWLLDFEK; from the coding sequence ATGCCTCATTATCAATTAATTTACTCAGCCCCTATTGGTGATCTTCTTATTGTCAGCAATGGTGAAGCCCTTATTCGCGTTGATCATATCCACTCAACAGATCAAGAAATTAATGATGATGAGATCTGCCAACAAGCTTATCAGCAATTAGATCAGTATTTCAAAGGCCAGAGAACCGAATTCGATCTTCCGATCGACCTACAAGGTACACCTTTCCAGTTAAGTACTTGGAAAGCGCTTCAGAGTATCCCATTTGGTGAGACGATCAGTTACGGTGAGCAGGCAAATCGGATGGAAAATCCAAAAGCAGTAAGGGCAGTTGGTGCAGCCAATGGAAAAAATCCAATCAGTATTATTATCCCCTGTCACCGTGTCATTGGTAAAAATGGCAAACTAACCGGATATGCTGGCGGATTGGATCGTAAGGAGTGGCTATTAGACTTTGAAAAGTAA
- the phoU gene encoding phosphate signaling complex protein PhoU has translation MDNLLINRHISGQFNAELESLRSHVLVMGGLVEKQFDDALKAMNQKDIELAQRVHRKDQRVNEMEVAIDEACTRIIAKRQPTASDLRLIMSIIKTVADLERIGDASVKIAKMASDQTIHQQQDMIVSLFHLGKLALSMLHQVLDAFARMDDKAAIELYQLDNQINKKHREVLGLLTDKMQANPALIPMLLTLVHSINDIERVGDRCQNICEYIIYFVTGNDVRHTGLKQLIE, from the coding sequence GTGGATAATTTATTGATCAATCGACATATTTCTGGACAGTTTAATGCAGAGCTAGAAAGCCTTCGTAGCCATGTTTTGGTGATGGGTGGGCTGGTTGAAAAGCAATTTGATGATGCATTAAAAGCGATGAATCAGAAAGATATTGAATTGGCTCAGCGTGTTCACCGTAAAGATCAGAGAGTCAATGAGATGGAAGTTGCCATTGATGAAGCTTGTACTCGAATTATTGCCAAACGTCAGCCAACCGCCAGTGATCTGCGTTTAATTATGTCAATTATTAAAACCGTCGCTGATCTCGAACGGATTGGTGATGCTTCGGTTAAGATTGCTAAAATGGCGTCAGACCAAACGATTCATCAACAACAAGATATGATCGTTTCGCTTTTTCATCTAGGGAAGTTAGCGCTCTCTATGCTGCATCAAGTACTTGATGCTTTCGCTCGTATGGATGACAAGGCGGCGATTGAACTTTACCAACTTGATAATCAAATTAATAAAAAACATCGTGAAGTCTTAGGGTTATTGACTGACAAGATGCAAGCAAACCCCGCACTGATCCCTATGTTATTAACGCTCGTTCATAGCATTAATGATATTGAAAGAGTGGGTGATCGTTGCCAGAATATCTGTGAATATATTATCTATTTTGTGACGGGAAATGATGTGCGTCATACTGGACTAAAGCAGCTAATTGAATAA
- a CDS encoding PstS family phosphate ABC transporter substrate-binding protein: protein MKLIKLTHFFRLLSLTLLFSILLSTKVTYAENQKHSVDIEVLPSGQIGLVKGNLSSIGSDTLANMMALWGEGFEERYPAVNIQIQAAGSSTAPPALMEQTAQFAPMSRKMKRKEIAAFTTRYGYPPTEIKVAIDALAVFVNRDNPIQGINLQQLDGIFSITLQCGLNDKITRWGGLGLKGQWAKRDFQIFGRNSASGTYGYFKQNVLCHGDFANNVNEQPGSASVVQSVSSSLNGIGYSGFGYRTSMVKMLPIAKQGRDYIAPTMENVTDGKYPLSRYLYIYINKKPHIPLPELDTKFLQYVLSTEGQQVVVKDGYIPLSDAMLKQQRTNLGF, encoded by the coding sequence ATGAAATTGATCAAGTTAACTCATTTTTTTCGTTTGTTATCTTTAACTTTATTATTTTCAATTCTATTATCAACAAAAGTTACCTATGCCGAGAATCAAAAGCATTCCGTCGATATTGAAGTGCTGCCCTCAGGTCAAATAGGATTAGTTAAAGGCAATTTATCCTCCATTGGTTCTGATACCTTAGCAAATATGATGGCATTGTGGGGAGAAGGCTTTGAAGAGCGTTATCCTGCGGTGAATATCCAGATCCAAGCCGCCGGCTCTTCTACTGCACCTCCTGCCCTAATGGAGCAGACAGCACAATTTGCACCGATGAGTCGAAAGATGAAGCGCAAAGAGATTGCCGCATTCACAACTCGTTATGGTTATCCTCCTACAGAAATAAAAGTCGCCATTGATGCATTAGCGGTATTTGTTAATCGAGATAATCCAATTCAAGGGATTAACCTTCAACAATTAGATGGTATTTTTTCTATTACTCTACAGTGTGGGTTAAATGATAAGATTACCCGCTGGGGTGGCCTTGGTTTAAAAGGTCAATGGGCGAAGCGAGACTTCCAGATCTTTGGTCGTAATTCAGCTTCAGGAACTTATGGTTATTTTAAACAAAATGTACTCTGTCATGGTGATTTTGCGAATAATGTAAATGAACAACCTGGTTCGGCATCGGTTGTTCAATCGGTCTCATCCTCGCTTAATGGGATCGGTTACTCAGGTTTTGGTTATCGAACCTCAATGGTGAAAATGCTGCCAATAGCAAAACAGGGGCGAGACTATATTGCACCGACAATGGAAAATGTCACAGACGGTAAGTACCCACTTTCACGTTATCTTTATATTTATATTAATAAAAAGCCTCATATACCTCTTCCTGAATTAGATACTAAATTCTTACAGTATGTTCTTTCAACTGAAGGGCAACAAGTTGTCGTTAAAGATGGTTATATACCTCTTTCTGATGCGATGCTAAAGCAACAACGGACTAATTTAGGTTTTTAA
- a CDS encoding ABC transporter permease subunit, which produces MKGSRDRLQHINKKRQLINLLTTKSVSAGGNLVLLTLLLIFFYLLYVVTPIFTSATMTPAERFSVSDNPLLSQHLSSSFQSNITQIDNSGRYGYQLNHAGEIIYFKLPSLNLDLDANIESNHAKDSDFTLGQVDNVLTLKVTAQTTAIASNSYVQGSTHFAIANEVTTSEYRAKEKVGNKDNHVDMILSDNEAAQRLGVASLDGSITLFSPQLEKFIYLSSQTKLRSTGKGTKNKEPGSKRPLTSSAEILKNKIDKDTKRQTIQIAPPGVAIEQWQFSQSLNSLVVVAQTSDKQLLLYRSKVYKNKADKKDITREQVTASKILDLSQQLKLPQQIKTLLLDPNGETLYLLSGHQLYIVDLSQQPTIQDVLDLTKNNSEPSSISLLSGASSLLVTHESEMVSQWFYRLKNGERKLTFIRDFSSSQYTSSSQQVVAQASQVSTVLPETQRKGFYLLQDNGLFTGFYTTNHHALLERQLFSLSNDTRKDRAQAALSPSGERLLLMRGSEWQLFDINNKYPEISLSSLWSKVWYENYPEPDYVWQSSSSDSNFEAKFSLTPLVWGTLKGALYALFFAIPVGVLGAVYTGYFMTDSVRRYIKPTIEIMEAIPTVILGFLAGLWLAPHVENNLPAVVILVLTLPLFFMVIGGFWHLVKRVIKINIPLGFEFIVLLLFILLWGWSAFSLSPWIESYFFAGDLRMFITNELGFSFDQRNALIVGFAMGFAVTPTIFTIAEDAIYSVPKHLSNGSLALGATQWQTLTKVVLLTASPGIFSAIMMGFGRAVGETMIVLMASGNTPVMDSHLFSGLRSLAANIAIESPESEVGSPHYRVLFLAALLLFIFTFVFNTIAEMVRLRLREKYRSL; this is translated from the coding sequence ATGAAAGGGAGCCGTGATAGGCTGCAACATATTAATAAAAAAAGACAACTGATTAATCTCTTAACTACAAAAAGTGTCTCTGCTGGAGGTAATCTAGTCTTGCTGACACTACTACTGATATTCTTCTATCTACTTTATGTTGTCACTCCTATTTTTACCTCTGCCACGATGACACCTGCAGAGCGATTTTCTGTTTCTGATAACCCACTATTATCTCAGCACTTGTCCTCTTCTTTTCAGTCAAACATTACACAGATTGATAATAGTGGACGTTATGGCTATCAACTGAATCACGCTGGTGAGATAATTTATTTTAAATTACCTTCTTTAAATTTAGATCTTGATGCCAATATAGAATCAAATCATGCTAAAGATTCTGATTTTACTTTAGGGCAAGTTGATAATGTATTGACCCTAAAAGTGACAGCTCAAACAACAGCTATTGCCAGTAATAGCTATGTCCAAGGAAGCACTCATTTTGCTATTGCCAATGAAGTCACAACTAGTGAGTACAGAGCGAAGGAAAAAGTTGGTAATAAAGATAACCATGTCGATATGATATTGTCTGACAATGAAGCTGCTCAACGTCTTGGGGTTGCGAGTCTTGATGGCTCAATTACCCTTTTTTCCCCACAGTTAGAAAAATTCATCTATTTATCGAGTCAAACTAAATTACGTTCTACAGGTAAAGGTACTAAAAATAAAGAACCAGGAAGTAAGCGACCACTAACTTCAAGTGCTGAGATATTAAAGAATAAAATTGATAAGGATACAAAACGACAAACGATACAGATTGCGCCCCCAGGTGTTGCGATTGAGCAGTGGCAATTTAGCCAAAGCCTTAACTCCTTGGTTGTTGTCGCTCAAACCTCTGACAAGCAGTTATTACTTTATAGAAGTAAGGTTTATAAGAATAAGGCGGATAAAAAGGATATAACGAGAGAGCAGGTAACCGCGAGTAAAATATTAGATCTTTCTCAGCAACTTAAGCTGCCACAACAAATTAAAACATTACTGTTAGATCCGAATGGTGAGACACTTTATCTTCTTTCTGGTCATCAACTCTATATCGTCGATTTAAGTCAACAACCTACTATACAAGATGTTCTTGACCTGACAAAAAACAACAGTGAACCAAGTTCCATATCACTCCTTTCTGGGGCTAGTTCTCTTTTAGTGACTCATGAGAGTGAAATGGTTTCGCAGTGGTTCTATCGGTTGAAGAATGGAGAGCGTAAATTGACGTTTATTCGTGATTTTAGCTCGTCACAGTACACTTCCTCTTCTCAGCAAGTGGTGGCACAAGCATCGCAAGTTAGTACCGTTTTGCCAGAGACACAACGTAAAGGCTTTTATCTTCTGCAAGATAATGGATTGTTTACAGGTTTTTATACTACAAATCATCACGCTTTATTAGAACGTCAGCTTTTTTCTTTATCTAATGATACGAGAAAAGATAGAGCTCAGGCAGCGCTGTCGCCATCAGGTGAGCGTTTACTATTGATGAGAGGTAGTGAATGGCAGTTATTTGATATTAATAATAAATACCCAGAAATATCATTAAGCTCGTTATGGAGTAAAGTATGGTATGAAAACTACCCTGAGCCGGATTATGTTTGGCAATCCTCTTCGAGTGACAGTAATTTTGAGGCTAAGTTTAGTTTAACACCACTGGTTTGGGGAACATTAAAAGGTGCGTTGTATGCGCTATTTTTCGCTATTCCTGTTGGTGTGTTAGGAGCGGTTTATACTGGCTATTTTATGACGGACAGTGTGCGCCGTTATATCAAACCCACCATTGAGATCATGGAAGCGATTCCAACGGTTATTCTCGGTTTTTTAGCCGGATTATGGCTTGCACCTCATGTTGAAAATAATTTACCGGCAGTCGTTATTCTCGTGTTGACTCTACCGCTATTTTTTATGGTTATTGGTGGTTTTTGGCATCTTGTTAAACGAGTCATTAAGATTAATATTCCTTTAGGCTTTGAGTTTATTGTGCTGCTGTTATTTATCTTATTGTGGGGATGGAGTGCTTTTTCTTTGAGTCCGTGGATTGAAAGCTATTTCTTTGCTGGTGATCTTAGAATGTTTATCACCAATGAGCTAGGTTTCTCGTTTGATCAGCGTAATGCATTAATTGTCGGTTTTGCGATGGGGTTTGCTGTCACACCAACCATATTTACCATTGCAGAAGATGCGATCTATTCGGTACCAAAACACTTGAGTAATGGCTCATTAGCTTTAGGGGCGACGCAATGGCAGACGTTAACGAAAGTTGTTTTGTTAACCGCTAGCCCTGGGATTTTCTCGGCTATTATGATGGGGTTTGGCCGTGCGGTAGGTGAAACCATGATTGTGTTAATGGCGTCAGGTAATACGCCAGTTATGGACAGTCATCTCTTTTCTGGGTTACGTTCATTAGCGGCCAATATTGCAATTGAAAGCCCAGAATCTGAAGTTGGTAGTCCTCATTATCGGGTGCTATTTTTAGCGGCATTATTACTGTTTATTTTTACTTTTGTCTTTAATACGATTGCTGAAATGGTGAGGTTACGTTTACGTGAAAAATATCGCTCACTTTAA
- the pstB gene encoding phosphate ABC transporter ATP-binding protein PstB, with product MKRPFFSFEIGEKSLDVNQLLAKDTAIEIEGLNLSYGSKQVLFDINMKIPKHRVTAFIGPSGCGKSTLLRCLNRMNELVDSCKTQGKVLVDEDNIYRPNLDVATLRRRVGMVFQTPNPFPKSIYENVVYGLRLQGIRDPRQLDEVVECSLKGAALWDEVKDRLNENAFSLSGGQQQRLVIARAIAIEPEVLLLDEPTSALDPTATLTIEELISDLKLKYTIVIVTHNMQQAARVSDHTAFMSMGKVIEYDDTDTIFTAPTHKQTEDYITGRYG from the coding sequence ATGAAACGACCATTTTTCTCTTTTGAAATCGGTGAGAAATCATTAGATGTCAATCAGCTATTGGCGAAAGATACCGCAATAGAGATTGAGGGATTGAATTTATCTTATGGTTCAAAGCAGGTTCTGTTTGATATCAATATGAAGATTCCAAAGCATCGAGTCACCGCATTTATTGGTCCTTCTGGTTGTGGAAAGTCGACATTGTTACGTTGTTTGAATCGAATGAATGAGCTGGTGGATAGTTGTAAAACCCAAGGTAAGGTCTTAGTTGATGAAGATAATATTTACCGCCCTAATTTAGATGTTGCCACTTTACGTCGTCGAGTTGGAATGGTTTTTCAGACGCCAAATCCATTTCCAAAATCGATTTATGAAAATGTGGTTTATGGATTGCGCCTTCAAGGTATAAGAGATCCTCGTCAATTGGATGAGGTTGTTGAATGTTCTCTAAAGGGGGCAGCATTGTGGGATGAAGTCAAAGATCGTCTTAATGAAAATGCGTTTAGTTTGTCGGGTGGGCAGCAGCAAAGGTTAGTGATCGCTCGTGCGATTGCCATTGAGCCTGAAGTTCTGTTATTAGATGAACCAACATCTGCGTTAGATCCAACAGCAACATTAACCATTGAAGAATTAATCTCTGACTTAAAACTGAAATATACTATTGTTATAGTAACTCATAATATGCAGCAAGCGGCGCGCGTTTCAGATCACACTGCCTTTATGAGTATGGGGAAAGTCATCGAATATGATGATACAGATACCATTTTTACCGCTCCGACTCATAAGCAGACTGAAGACTATATTACTGGTCGCTACGGATAA
- the pstA gene encoding phosphate ABC transporter permease PstA: MIKWFRSGDPWIWLTAGMISTSLIAVFGLLLLIATKGLSYFWPADIYQITVDQQGQSKQIVGEIFKRQDISKQRLLEAGYSVENIKGLEDQRLLIRIGHRELSSINFDVILQSEIQKQTQPKDIATITRTKNGPVYAFPETVTHQGESVTVENIEQQVASKIALYQEYRQQYRQLVAENRTHMSPELIRQLTDIKAKMKQDSLIVQDINGQTIKLPFSEILDFWYPNQLSLFGKLSIWGHQLIHFLVDNPREANTEGGVFPAIFGTVFMVILMSIIVMPLGVLAAVYLHEYAKDNTFTRIIRISVVNLAGVPSIVYGIFGLGFFVYTIGGTMDQLFYSEQLPAPTFGTPGILWSALTLAILTLPVVIVTTEEGLTRIPSAIRYGSLALGATKAETLWRIVLPMATPAMMTGLILAIARAAGEVAPLMLVGAVKMAPTLPVDSTFPFVHLDRKFMHLGSHIYDVGFQSPNVESARPLVYATSLLLITVVVGLNLTAIMIRSKLRDRFQLYS; the protein is encoded by the coding sequence ATGATTAAGTGGTTCCGTTCTGGTGATCCTTGGATTTGGCTGACTGCAGGAATGATCTCAACTAGCTTGATTGCAGTGTTTGGTCTGTTGCTATTGATTGCGACAAAAGGACTTAGTTACTTCTGGCCTGCTGATATTTATCAGATCACGGTAGATCAACAGGGACAATCAAAGCAAATTGTCGGTGAGATCTTTAAACGACAAGATATCTCTAAGCAACGACTTTTAGAGGCGGGTTACTCAGTTGAAAATATTAAAGGCTTAGAAGATCAACGGTTATTAATTCGAATTGGACATCGTGAGTTAAGTAGTATCAATTTTGATGTTATTTTACAAAGTGAGATTCAAAAGCAGACTCAACCTAAAGATATCGCAACGATTACCCGAACAAAAAATGGCCCTGTTTACGCCTTCCCAGAAACTGTGACTCATCAAGGTGAATCCGTCACGGTAGAAAATATTGAACAACAAGTTGCGAGTAAAATTGCGCTTTATCAAGAATATCGTCAGCAGTATCGTCAACTAGTGGCTGAAAACCGAACTCATATGAGTCCTGAGTTGATCCGTCAGTTAACGGATATCAAAGCGAAAATGAAACAAGATAGTTTGATAGTTCAAGATATCAATGGTCAAACAATTAAGCTGCCATTTTCTGAGATCCTTGATTTTTGGTATCCGAATCAACTTTCACTATTCGGGAAGCTATCGATTTGGGGACATCAATTAATTCATTTTCTAGTTGATAATCCGAGAGAGGCGAATACCGAAGGTGGAGTCTTTCCTGCGATATTTGGCACGGTATTTATGGTGATCTTAATGTCTATTATCGTGATGCCGTTAGGGGTCTTAGCGGCTGTTTATCTTCATGAGTATGCCAAAGATAATACCTTCACTCGAATCATTCGTATCTCGGTGGTCAATTTAGCCGGCGTCCCCTCCATAGTGTACGGTATTTTTGGTCTAGGCTTTTTTGTTTATACCATTGGTGGCACGATGGATCAGCTTTTCTATTCCGAACAATTGCCAGCGCCGACGTTTGGGACACCGGGGATCTTATGGTCAGCTTTAACCTTGGCAATCTTAACTTTGCCTGTGGTCATTGTGACGACTGAAGAGGGGTTAACTCGAATTCCTTCTGCAATCCGTTATGGTTCATTAGCGCTAGGGGCAACAAAAGCGGAAACCTTATGGCGTATTGTATTACCGATGGCGACACCTGCTATGATGACAGGATTGATCTTAGCGATTGCACGAGCTGCGGGGGAAGTCGCGCCATTAATGTTAGTGGGAGCGGTAAAAATGGCGCCAACACTTCCTGTCGATAGTACTTTCCCTTTTGTTCATTTAGATCGAAAATTTATGCATTTGGGTTCTCATATTTATGATGTTGGTTTTCAAAGCCCCAATGTTGAGTCTGCACGACCTTTAGTTTATGCCACCTCGTTATTACTGATCACTGTTGTTGTGGGGTTAAATCTCACTGCCATCATGATCCGCAGTAAACTTCGTGACCGTTTTCAATTATATAGTTAG
- a CDS encoding peroxiredoxin C, with amino-acid sequence MVLVGRQAPDFTASAVLGNGDIVDNFNFAEFTKGKKAVVFFYPLDFTFVCPSELIAFDKRLADFQAKGAEVIGISIDSEFSHNAWRNTAIEDGGIGQVKYPLVADIKHEICKAYDVEHPEAGVAFRGSFLIDEDGMVRHQVVNDLPLGRNIDEMLRMVDALNFHQEHGEVCPAQWEAGKAGMDASPKGVAAFLSEHSDDL; translated from the coding sequence ATGGTTCTAGTAGGTCGTCAAGCCCCTGATTTTACAGCTTCAGCAGTTCTTGGTAACGGTGACATTGTTGATAACTTCAACTTCGCAGAGTTCACAAAAGGTAAAAAAGCGGTTGTTTTCTTTTACCCACTAGATTTTACTTTTGTTTGCCCATCTGAGTTAATCGCTTTTGATAAGCGTCTAGCTGACTTCCAAGCAAAAGGTGCTGAAGTTATCGGTATCTCAATCGATTCAGAGTTCTCTCACAACGCATGGCGTAACACTGCTATCGAAGATGGCGGCATTGGTCAAGTTAAGTACCCATTAGTTGCTGATATCAAACACGAAATCTGTAAAGCATACGATGTTGAGCATCCAGAAGCTGGTGTTGCTTTCCGTGGTTCTTTCCTAATCGATGAAGACGGTATGGTTCGTCACCAAGTCGTTAACGACCTTCCACTAGGCCGTAACATCGACGAAATGCTACGTATGGTTGACGCATTAAACTTCCACCAAGAGCACGGTGAAGTTTGTCCTGCACAGTGGGAAGCTGGTAAAGCGGGTATGGATGCATCACCAAAAGGTGTTGCTGCATTCCTATCTGAGCATTCAGATGACCTATAA